In Camelus bactrianus isolate YW-2024 breed Bactrian camel chromosome 10, ASM4877302v1, whole genome shotgun sequence, a genomic segment contains:
- the LOC105061856 gene encoding hemoglobin subunit beta: MVHLSGDEKNAVHGLWSKVKVDEVGGEALGRLLVVYPWTRRFFESFGDLSTADAVMNNPKVKAHGSKVLNSFGDGLNHLDNLKGTYAKLSELHCDKLHVDPENFRLLGNVLVVVLARHFGKEFTPDLQAAYQKVVAGVANALAHRYH; the protein is encoded by the exons ATGGTGCATTTGTCTGGTGACGAGAAGAATGCAGTCCATGGCCTGTGGAGCAAGGTGAAGGTGGACGAAGTTGGCGGTGAGGCCCTGGGCAG GCTGCTGGTTGTCTACCCCTGGACTCGGAGGTTCTTTGAGTCCTTTGGGGACCTGTCCACTGCTGATGCTGTCATGAACAACCCTAAAGTGAAGGCCCATGGCAGTAAGGTGCTAAACTCCTTTGGTGATGGCCTGAATCATCTCGACAACCTCAAGGGCACCTATGCTAAGCTGAGCGAGCTGCACTGTGACAAGCTGCACGTGGACCCTGAGAACTTTAGG CTCCTGGGCAACGTGCTGGTGGTTGTGCTGGCTCGTCACTTTGGCAAGGAATTCACCCCGGACCTGCAGGCTGCCTATCAGAAGGTGGTGGCGGGTGTGGCCAATGCCCTGGCCCACAGATACCACTAA